A section of the Mycolicibacterium anyangense genome encodes:
- the mobF gene encoding MobF family relaxase produces MLTIAKLSAWSINYYNDTVRAAADAQKASGGLGEYYTEHDTRAPVWLCAGDARRAAELVGLSDLERVGGEAETDVVERWLVGGESPNGASGRGFRSDSVHGFDLTFCAPKSVSLIRAIRADDVTDKAIADAHATAIAEAVEYLATHAGYTRVHNPATREKDLVRLPGLVAVAYQHETSRAGDPHLHTHVIVPNRQARDDGRLVSIDGTSLYHEAKAAGVIYQATLRRELHRSLGYEWLPVDPSTGMAEVAGIDPNSISAWSQRSSQLREWAAGNLAMNEGGEPSAAQLAAAQKATRPGKPEQLGWTELRAGWRTDKRGVGIDSAAHRSARRDRLAASGPRFDRHRIADAAATIEKAGFTRADLVEVIGAQLPIDTARSPRELVEEAVDDIAVRLTAPREAHQREGHERFTLELILAEEAAVLDLVDAHDPRSILWGLPSDLDGLSPDQQRAVENIAVSPWLVQPLSAPAGAGKTTSMRALAAMARRRRDGRVIVLAPTGNAVDVAVREGAGDTGYTIAKALRDIDNHSLNLSHTDLVIVDEAGMVGTDDLRRLLTATTTAGAKTVLVGDQHQLAPVKARGGMFAQLCTDLPWTQKLSEVWRMRNPEERSASLALRDGGPAPVRRAIEWYRKNNRLHAGDEIAMATEALVAYRRDSAAGKDSLLVCDAKEMADALNQRIHNETIDPDTPAVTAARGHRIADGDLIISRHNDPSITVLHPTERIQHADPVRNGNRWRVYAIDPDSQRIAARRLSDGARASFAGDYLRDHITYGYAVTVHSAQGATTDTTHAVLSENTPRAMFYVAMSRGRQANTAYLAQRRLRDDGGRDLGTEPSAGLRCAVDLARSIVGNDERQARTAHDIVEGVGVNAAGNERVWALWGHRLRRIAKRRADHSEWECMSGRVTTQLERDVGGTEHRERIREVGL; encoded by the coding sequence ATGCTCACGATTGCCAAGCTGTCGGCCTGGTCGATCAACTACTACAACGACACCGTCCGCGCCGCAGCCGATGCCCAGAAAGCCAGCGGCGGATTGGGGGAGTACTACACCGAACACGACACCCGCGCCCCCGTGTGGCTGTGCGCCGGCGACGCCCGCCGCGCCGCGGAACTGGTCGGATTATCGGACCTCGAACGGGTAGGCGGCGAGGCAGAAACCGATGTCGTCGAGCGGTGGTTGGTCGGCGGAGAATCGCCCAACGGCGCGTCGGGTCGCGGGTTCCGAAGCGACAGTGTGCATGGCTTCGATCTGACGTTCTGTGCGCCGAAGTCGGTGTCGCTGATCCGCGCAATCCGAGCCGACGACGTCACCGATAAAGCGATCGCGGACGCCCACGCGACCGCGATCGCCGAAGCGGTGGAATACCTTGCGACCCACGCCGGATACACCCGCGTGCACAACCCGGCGACGCGGGAGAAGGACCTCGTGCGGCTACCTGGTTTAGTGGCGGTCGCCTACCAGCACGAGACCTCCCGGGCGGGTGATCCGCACCTGCATACTCACGTCATCGTGCCCAACCGCCAAGCCCGCGACGACGGTCGATTGGTGTCGATCGACGGCACGTCGCTGTATCACGAAGCAAAGGCCGCGGGCGTCATCTATCAGGCGACGCTGCGCCGCGAACTACACCGATCCCTGGGTTACGAATGGCTACCCGTTGACCCGTCAACGGGCATGGCCGAAGTCGCCGGCATCGACCCGAACAGCATCAGCGCGTGGTCGCAACGGTCCTCCCAATTACGCGAGTGGGCAGCCGGAAACCTTGCGATGAACGAAGGCGGTGAGCCGTCCGCAGCGCAGCTTGCGGCAGCTCAAAAAGCCACCCGCCCAGGCAAGCCCGAACAACTCGGCTGGACAGAGCTGCGGGCCGGATGGCGCACCGACAAGCGCGGTGTCGGCATCGATTCGGCGGCGCACCGCAGTGCCCGTCGTGACCGGCTCGCGGCGAGCGGGCCGCGGTTCGACCGGCACCGGATCGCCGACGCCGCTGCCACGATCGAGAAGGCTGGGTTTACACGCGCTGACCTCGTGGAGGTCATCGGCGCCCAACTTCCCATCGATACCGCACGCTCGCCGCGCGAGCTCGTCGAGGAAGCCGTCGACGACATCGCCGTACGGCTGACCGCGCCACGCGAAGCGCATCAAAGAGAGGGACATGAGCGGTTCACCCTCGAGCTGATCCTGGCCGAAGAAGCCGCGGTGCTCGATCTCGTCGACGCACACGATCCGCGGTCAATCCTGTGGGGTCTGCCCAGCGACCTCGACGGTTTGTCGCCGGATCAACAACGCGCGGTGGAAAACATCGCTGTCTCGCCGTGGTTGGTGCAACCACTGAGCGCCCCTGCCGGAGCGGGCAAGACCACCTCCATGCGGGCGCTGGCGGCGATGGCGCGTCGCCGCCGTGATGGCCGAGTCATCGTGTTGGCGCCGACGGGTAATGCGGTGGATGTCGCGGTCCGCGAAGGCGCCGGCGATACCGGTTACACCATCGCCAAAGCACTCCGCGACATCGACAACCACAGCCTGAACCTCAGCCACACCGATCTAGTGATCGTCGATGAGGCGGGCATGGTGGGCACCGACGATCTACGCCGCCTCCTCACTGCCACCACGACAGCGGGAGCCAAAACGGTCCTGGTCGGCGATCAACACCAGCTGGCGCCGGTCAAGGCCCGCGGCGGCATGTTCGCCCAACTCTGCACCGACCTGCCCTGGACGCAGAAGTTGTCCGAAGTGTGGCGGATGCGGAACCCAGAGGAGCGCAGCGCTTCGCTTGCGTTGCGTGATGGGGGACCGGCGCCGGTGCGTCGCGCGATCGAGTGGTACCGCAAGAACAATCGCCTGCACGCTGGAGACGAAATCGCTATGGCCACAGAGGCTCTGGTGGCCTACCGGCGTGACAGCGCAGCGGGCAAGGACAGCTTGCTCGTTTGCGATGCCAAGGAGATGGCCGACGCCCTGAACCAACGCATCCACAACGAGACCATCGACCCAGACACGCCAGCAGTGACCGCTGCACGGGGACATCGAATCGCCGACGGCGACCTGATCATCAGCCGCCACAACGACCCGTCCATCACCGTCTTACACCCCACCGAAAGGATCCAGCACGCAGACCCGGTGCGCAACGGAAACCGCTGGCGCGTCTACGCCATCGACCCTGACAGTCAGCGCATCGCCGCCCGCCGCCTCAGCGACGGCGCCCGCGCCTCCTTCGCCGGCGACTACCTGCGCGACCACATCACCTATGGCTACGCCGTCACTGTCCACTCCGCACAAGGTGCCACCACGGACACCACGCACGCGGTGCTGAGCGAAAACACTCCTCGTGCAATGTTCTACGTCGCCATGAGCCGAGGACGGCAGGCCAACACCGCCTATCTCGCTCAGCGGAGGCTGCGTGATGATGGCGGACGGGACCTCGGGACCGAACCGTCGGCCGGGTTGAGGTGTGCCGTGGACCTCGCCCGCTCGATCGTCGGCAACGACGAAAGGCAGGCTCGTACTGCGCATGACATCGTCGAAGGCGTAGGCGTCAATGCAGCTGGGAACGAGCGTGTTTGGGCACTGTGGGGCCATCGACTGCGCCGCATCGCTAAGCGAAGAGCGGATCACTCAGAGTGGGAATGCATGTCGGGGCGAGTTACGACGCAACTTGAGCGGGACGTGGGCGGTACGGAACATCGCGAGCGCATCCGCGAAGTTGGCCTATAG
- a CDS encoding helix-turn-helix domain-containing protein, whose amino-acid sequence MFNDLPLLLAVPHAAKLLGISRAAAYRLVHSGELPVRRLGGRIYVVTAGLRDLGE is encoded by the coding sequence GTGTTCAACGATCTACCCCTGCTCCTCGCTGTACCGCACGCGGCGAAGCTTCTGGGAATCAGCCGTGCCGCGGCCTACCGGCTCGTCCACTCTGGCGAGTTGCCGGTCCGTCGGCTCGGCGGACGCATCTACGTGGTAACCGCAGGCCTGCGCGACTTGGGAGAGTGA